The segment CCTGAAAAAATATGACCTCGATCGCTGGAAGATAGCAGACATATTTGCCCCGTCTCTCGCGATAGGACATGCCCTCGGGAGACTCGGCTGCTTTTTTGCGGGGTGTTGCTTCGGGAAGACCGCTAACGCCCTGCCGTGGGCCGTCGTCTTTTCCGACCCGGAATGTCTCGCCACGACAGGCGTCCCCCTTCATCCCACCCAACTCTATGAATCTTTAGGGGAGCTGCTGAATTTCGTTATCCTCGTGACCCTGAGAAGACACCAGTCTTACAGGGGACAGTTGTTCTGGACGTACCTTTTGCTTTATTCTCTCCTCCGATTCTTCGTTGAGTTCTTCAGAGGCGATGAGGTGAGGGGCTTCATCTTCTCCGGCATCTCGGTATCGCAGGGCATCAGCATGCTCACGGCTCTCCTGGCGATCGGCATGCTGAAAAGACTCGCGAGAGAATCCTGAGCGTCCATCTCCGGTCTCATGCGAAACAGGAAATTCATTGAGTTCTTAGACAGGGTCATGGACCATATCAAGGGTTTCGTCCTCGCACTGATAGCCGTCATCGCGGTGCTCGGCGTTGTCGTGGGATACAGATACTACCGCTATACCCAGGACGACCCCGCGTTCTGCACGTCATGCCACATGATGAAGGAGGCCGTTGCGGAGTGGGAGAGGGGAAAGCACAGGGATATCGTCTGTCAAAAATGCCACCATCTGAACCTGCTCGAGCAGAATCAGCTCCTCGTGTCGTTTGTCCTCAAGAACCCCGGTCCTTTTTCCCAATCACACGGCCGGAACAAGCCCTGGCTCGAATGCAAGAACTGTCACATAGATGAGATCGCACAGGGCTCTGTGACTCTCAGGAAATCATACGGCCATGCCAAGCACGTATTCATGCTGAACACCACGTGCAAGGTTTGCCACGGTGGGAGCCTCCACCGCTTCAGACCGAATGAAAAGGCCTGCCAGGAATGCCACAAGGATAAGGGCGTTCATGGCGTCGGAATGGAGGCATTTTCCTGTTTGAAGTGCCATTCTTTTTCGGAAAAGTCCGTCCAGATGGTCTCGAATGAAAAGTGCAGGAGATGTCACAAGGTTCCGACTGTGGGGCCCATGTCGACGTTCCCGTGCCACCGCTGTCACAAACCCCATGGAAAAATAAAGCTTACGTCGACAGATTGCCTCGGAGAGTGTCATGGCAGCGAGACAAAAATCGGGCAGCACGACCGCCACATGAAAAAGGGCATGCAATGTCTCGATTGCCACAAGGCTCACCGATGGGTTGTCGGCAGGACCGAGGCGAAAGGCCTCTGCAACAGATGCCATCCGAATCGGGACCCGAAGACCTTCGTTTATTAATCATCGGACCCGCCTGTCGAGAGAAATTAGCAGTCGAGAGAAATTAGCTTGACTCCTGAAAATATCGTGGTAATATTTTTTAAGGGCATGACACAAAACGGGACGTCCTTGAGTGAGAATCCGCTTTTTCCCGGTGACCTGAACAGGCGGTTCCGGCCCGGTGAAACAGTCATGCCATTTCAGTCTTACCGGTAATACGCAGAGAAAGGATACCCATGCATACGCCTCATCCGCATACAGCCGACCTTTGGCCTCTGGTCG is part of the Thermodesulfovibrionales bacterium genome and harbors:
- the lgt gene encoding prolipoprotein diacylglyceryl transferase produces the protein MHPVLIRIGPLTVHTYGAFVAAGFLLGLMLAVRQAKREGIPSERILDIGFYLLLSALVGSRLFFVALNAGHYLQHPLDVFKIWEGGLVFYGGLMLAVPVAIWYLKKYDLDRWKIADIFAPSLAIGHALGRLGCFFAGCCFGKTANALPWAVVFSDPECLATTGVPLHPTQLYESLGELLNFVILVTLRRHQSYRGQLFWTYLLLYSLLRFFVEFFRGDEVRGFIFSGISVSQGISMLTALLAIGMLKRLARES
- a CDS encoding cytochrome c oxidase assembly protein COX14, with translation MRNRKFIEFLDRVMDHIKGFVLALIAVIAVLGVVVGYRYYRYTQDDPAFCTSCHMMKEAVAEWERGKHRDIVCQKCHHLNLLEQNQLLVSFVLKNPGPFSQSHGRNKPWLECKNCHIDEIAQGSVTLRKSYGHAKHVFMLNTTCKVCHGGSLHRFRPNEKACQECHKDKGVHGVGMEAFSCLKCHSFSEKSVQMVSNEKCRRCHKVPTVGPMSTFPCHRCHKPHGKIKLTSTDCLGECHGSETKIGQHDRHMKKGMQCLDCHKAHRWVVGRTEAKGLCNRCHPNRDPKTFVY